Below is a window of Malania oleifera isolate guangnan ecotype guangnan chromosome 1, ASM2987363v1, whole genome shotgun sequence DNA.
taattcctaaataaataacaatatcctcaaatttagtcaaattctcaaatttctcaaatctcactctcgttttggagtaaggcttagaaaatcccaattggaaaattacctacgtcaaaatgacgacgatgacaactaggaccccgtggtggtgtccgttcgtcaatttaaccacatattaataggaaaattgagaaaatgaggaaaagttatctttccccaggagcagtgcctaagccgttcccatgaaaaatctgctccagtagaaatgtcggtagcagAACTGGGATTCCAACGGCACTTTCTGTTTCCTGATCCGTTGCAAACTCGCTGaataattgagagaaggagagagacagatgcaggaaagaataaaaaaaattcaggGGGGGTTGCGTACTGCTTCTTCTccagcttcttctttcttcttcttctttcttctttcttctttcttccttcttccttcttatCTCTTCcaataacttaactttacatatatatatatataatattactttaacttttatatatatatatatatatatatatatatatatatatatatcttattttaattattattatttttaaatccaatataataatatttaatttaacaactagttatttaattatttaatgtatcttaatttaatttaatttctatatttttaattttcttttcttttctcatgttattccttttatttatttatctgttattttatttatttttattttttttaaattattttaatctttttaaatttttgggtctttacaacaaatatatctttatatataccagtatctcacaatacccaaaaagaaaccaccaaaaaaaaaaaaacaatcctagcctaggccttcaaacccgatctaAACAAGAACCTAAAAAGTTCTTAatctactagggtgagacacttctcagtaagggtggaataaattataacagtgtgtgacaaatgagttttaatatttatatatcaaaataaacagtttctcatataatatcaataatagttgagaaaacgtatcattaataacattactgatatctaatatcatacacacatccaatatacacaagtacataatttttatgcaggcgaaagtcctcaaggataggaaagattacctgcccatacaagtagtttcccttcgctttggtactaaaaactacctactagagcactcaccttacttagtaagcccttaggtgaagaattacctcgcctccagtatacacatctttattattttaaaggcgaaggtttttGGGAATCGGGacatctacccgcccatacaagtagcttccctctgctctagtactaaaaactaTCTATCAGAGCacccaccttactcagtaaacccttagGTAAAGAATTACCTCACCGCcaatatacacatctttattattttaaaggcgaaggtttctaggaatcgggatgtctacccgcctttacaagtagcatccctttgcactgataccaagaaactacctatcagagcactcgcctttctcagtaagcccctGACGGTATGTTTACCGtgccacatgcacacacatacattcacattatactataacattattattatgttttaattaaattcacatgcacaacacatccacacaggaagcaactgcgtacatatcagtatgtggcccacatacgCACCTACGCACTTCTTATCTACATGTGGCCTACATAGGCACCACAACCTatacagggtacataacatggcccacacacaCGCTACTATCCACAcatgatacataacatggcctacACTGGCatcattatccacacaggatataatgtggcccacacaggcaccactccaacttCCGCAACATGTGGCCctcacaggcaccactattcaccagtatccaatccccatgacttatctgtagtacatcagtagaacaagctcctcaacctgctaatgtcctaccccatatataTGACAATACAACGACCTCCTTGACCGGCCaacatcatatcatgatttatatttatgcaatataacaacctcctcatgccaatgttatattgagatgcatacgaataaccacatcagttagttcacacagatacatcaatgcattaccacgcaggtatccaacagatcaatacattcccacacagtaaTCCAACAAATCAGTACATTTCCACacatgagtcaaacataacaattcattcatcatgtcataatcattccaaacatccccacatgcaaactcaaataccacaataatttatattcaatttattaggaaaaatttttctcatgtcacacgaatttaatatcatatgcaattatctcaaatataaatcttaaacaaaatcatcattttccagtacttaagttgttctaaaaaaatcatataaataaataataaatttcatatgctcgtaaataaccagttcaccttaataaaatactgatataattttatttccctttacctgatttcttgaaccacGTCTGCAGGGTCCctaaaattatacccgcggcacttactcgaaccctaattcaatcaaatcaaccccaataaaatattattttaatctttcctaatttataataattaaataaaaattaatttctaaataactcatttatcctagttttggagcTATGcttacaacgaccccacgagaaattcgctctgctagacttgtagaaaatcttacctaaattctcgtggtggtgtctgatcgtcaatttgacttaaaatttaagaaaaattgaggtaagagtgagaatttgtcttatcccaggagatatgcctacattgctcttacgacaaatccacttcggtagaatTGTCAGTGACGAaaaatggagtctagtggtatttttggattttcaattaGGGGAGAATCCGTTGCGAAATCGTAAagagaggagtggagagcgtgaggaGAGTTCGAGTGGcgtgagagttttttttttttttttttcctttccttccttTCTGTTCTGTTGCatgagaggtttttttttttcttttcttttcctctctctatTTGTTCCAGGAAGCTTAGACACTAAGCTTTCTTaagcatatacatatacataaccctcagatttcttaatttaattaatttccttaataataataattatttatttatttatttttttttcctggtttactacatcctcccctctttaaaagaatttcatcctcgaaatttgctaattaatTCTTTTACAAAACTCTAAAATTACTTAATCATCATTATACCACAAATTCAATATACTCCACAATTCTAAGTAAACATATGAATCTAaaatcaaattaatatttaatataaaatcatacctgctCCTGCACCACGAGCAATATCCTTATCAGCCGGAACCATGGTATACACATGCGTCGAACCACCACGAGGCAGTGGCTTATTCCTCTGGTGTTGATCAGGTGCAGGTGCGTTGTTTGGCAGTTCTCGACAATCTCGGGCCATGTGGCTGTATCTGCCGCACTGATAGCACTTAATGTTCCTAGCTAGGCATTCTTCCCAATGTCTCAACTTACAATGAACACAATAGGGAGGTGAAGAATCGCTCTGACGTCCTCGATCACCTCTATCAAATCTCTCTCCCCCAACATATTTGTTCCTCTTCCACGTGCCCTGTTTGGCATCATCAGAAAAACTGAGAGGCttaggcctcttcctctgctctACCATCTCTGCACTCCTCCACAGACTCAATTCTGCCACGGTGGATCTATCCACCAACTCTGAAAAGCTTTGTACCTTCAGGACTACCACTTGTTCATGAATTCTCAGTTTCAATCCCTTCTCAAACCACCTCACCTTTTGGAATTCATTTGGAACCATAAAAGGTGCAAAATGGAAGAGCCACTTGAACTTTGCAGCATACTGTTGCATAATAAGTTGCCCTTGAGTCAGGTGGAAGAATTCCTCTGCCTTTGTAGCCCTGGTGGTGGTAGAGAAGTACTGATCGTAGAAAAGCTCCTTAAATCGACTCCAGGTCATATCCGTGGGTACTACCCGTTGTTCCTCCAGCAGCTTCACTCCTTGCCACCAGCGCTCGGCCTCCCCTATAAGCTTAAAGGTAGCGAAGAGAACTTTTTGTGCCTTAGTGCAAGATAACACTGCCAACATTTTTTCATTTCTTGCACCCAGCTCTTTGCTACAAGTGGGTCAACACCGCTCGCAAACGCAGAAGGTTTCAGGTGAGTAAATTGGTCAATCGAACAGCCTTGGTTTACAGGTGGGAAGTTCTATCCTTCAGAGTCTTACCTAATTTCTTCCCGAACTTGCCAAGATAAACCCCGCAGTATAGTGGAGGTATCGATCTCTCCCACACTGGTAGCTCCTACATCATTCTCCTCTCCAGCATCAACTTCttttcccctggaatccatcctgtAGATAGGACATAAGAGAATTTAGAACCTTCATATCACATTAGGTACATTTATAGAACAACGAatcagtttaacatttaaatccttAATTAAAATATCAAACAACCAGcttatcccaaaatgaacctaaccctcaagttctaattttgagttcCAGTCTCTCTACTCAGAAACATCATCATCAATATATTTACTGTGGTTTTCTTAAACTGGTCGGATTCAGaaactcacagaagtccatcaagggatttctatcTCTAagctacaaaacaaaactcaaaatctcctatcaacatcctaatctacccattcctatccttatccttatcCTTATTCGTACTGATACACTAgtattaatcaatcctaaagtctgcaaaacctataacctaatgctctaataccacaatgTGATGTCctgaacctgccaagtggggtcCGGGTACCACATGTTCCAATCatctgtatctgataccataattaacatgcacgcagcggaatataaataaataatctcaaataaatacaagaattctatataaaaacccaaaaatgaacactacaacatccaaatattcaTATCCACAACCAACATTTAAAaataacccagtacaaatatatctatatatataccaGCATCTCataataccccaaaaagaaaccaccaaacccaacctaggccttcaaactcaatctctagaagaacctgaaaagttattaatccactagggtgagacactcaTTGTAAGGGCGGAATaaattacaacagtgtgtgacaaatgagttttaatatttatatatcaaaatagactacttctcatataatatcaataacaactgagaaaacatatcattaataacatcattGACATCTGATGTcttacacacatccaatatgcacaagtacataatttttatgcatgtgaaagtccccgaggatagggaagaagattactcgcccaaacaagtagcttccctttgctctggtactaaaaactacctactagagcactcaccttactcagtaaacccttagGTGAAGAATTACTTTGCCGCcaatatacacatctttattattttaaaggtgcGGGTTCCCAGGAATCGGGATGTcaacccgcccatacaagtagcttccctctgctttggtactaaaaactacctaccacaACACTCAGCTTACttaataagccctcaggtgaagaattacctcaccactagtatacacatctttattattttaaaggcgaagatTTTCGGGAATTGGGATGTCTGCCTTCCTATagaagtagcatccctttgcactgataccaagaaactacctatcagagcactcgcctttctcagcaaacccttgGCGGTATGTTTatctcgccgcatgcacacacatgcattcacattatactataccattattattatgttttaattaaattcacatgcacaacacatccacacaagaatcatgcaACTCATACTTTGTCTTCCAACGTCCTTAGTACGTGGCACACACAGAACAattgcgtacatatcagtacgtaGCCCACATAAGCACCTACgcacttcttatctacacgtggcccataCAGGTACCACtgcccacacagggtacataacatggcccacacaagcaccactatccacacataatacataacagggcccacacaggcgccattatccacacaggatataacgtggcccacataggcaccactccagcttctgcaacacgtggcccacacaggaaccactattcaccagtatccaatccctatgacctactcgtagtacatcagtagaacaagctcctcgacctgcgaatgtcctaccccatataaatgacaatacgACGACCTCCTCGACTAGCCAACGTCATATCATATTTATATCTGGGCAATATAACagcctcctcatgccaacgttatattgagatgcatatgaataaccacaccagttagttcacactgatgcatcaatgcattaccacgcaggtatccaacagatcaatacatttccacacatgagtcaaacataacaattcattcatcatgtcataatcatttcaaacatcTCCACATGCAAActcaaataccacagtaattcatatttaatttattaggaaaaattgttctcatgtcacacgaatttaatatcatatgcaattatctcaaatataaatcttaaacaaaatcatcattttataGTATTCAAGCTAttctaaaaaaatcatatagataaataataaatttcatatgctcgtaaataaccagttcaccttaataaaatactaatacaattttattcccccttacctgatttcctgaaccatgcctgtagggttcccaaaattataaccacggcgctcacctgaaccctaattcaatcaaatcaaccctaataaaatattattttaacctttcctaatttacaataattaaataacaattaatttctaaataactcacttatcctagttttggggctatgcctacaacgaccccatgagaaatctGCTCTATTAGAgctgtagagaatcatctctagattctcgtggtggtgtctgatagTCAATTTgccttaaaatttaagaaaaaatgaggtaagagtgagaatttgccttacctcAGGAGAGATGCCTACGTTACTTCTACGACAAATCCATTTCGATAAAAATGttagtggcggagaatggaatctagtggtattttcggattttcaattgggcgagaatccgccacAAAATCGTAAagagaggagtggagagcgtgaggaGAGATAGAGTGGtgtaagagttttttttttttcctctctctatTTGTTCCAGGAAGTTTAGACActaagcttctttttttttttttttcttttcctttactttatacattattatatacttatatatatataattataataataataataataataataataatttatcctTATATGCATTTAagcatatacatacacataaccctctgatttcttaatttaattaattttcttgtattaattaattaattaataataattatttatttatttattttattattttttttctaggtTACTACACATAGGACACCCATTCTAGACCGTGCTGATGAATGCACCTATTTTTTGTAAATTGTTTGCACACATCCCCTAATTTGATAAAACTTCGATAAATATGTGGTTAAATATCCGTTCATTTACATGCATAATAAAAATTGAGTTGATAACcctttttctatatatttttaatggttaagaataaataaaatacattgtCAACACTAGAGGGATCAAGCCACtattctcaaaaaatatttttagtgaaTTAAAGAATATCTTTTGGGttttaaagaagaaaacattGAAATTTTGAGAAACCTACAATTTAAGacaaatttcttgaaatttgagtccttttttaaaaaaaaaaaaacatcattgaaaatgttgcttttaataaaaatgattttattaacGTAACCAAAAGTTAGGATAGTGCTTTAATAAAgtcaatttttttaaagaaaagattttttattttttcttagaaGAAGAACATAAAATGGTCAAGATACTACTACCATGGAAAATGTTATTTCTTCTTTAGTAAAAGATTGATCTTCAGAACTATTCAAAATTTGCATCATGAATAACATTCTAAAATtcttttctctaaaaatatttttttttggttttttaagaaaaaaaaaaacataatatcaaCAAAACACATAATTCAAAGACTTGATCTAATTTCATAGAAATCactgaattattagaaaatatcaaAAATCGACTTAGAAAAAACCAAAATTTGGTTTTTGGACAAGTTGATTGACCATCCCTTAATGGGTGGTTGACCACTTGTATACCAAAACTATTGGTTGGCCGTATTTTCATGGGCGGGTTAATCGCCTGCAAATCACCTAGAAATAATAGATTTTATGCACTTTTTTTAACTTTGAAATGCATTATTCTTCTATATGACATCCTTTAATGACAGGCTAATCAATAAAAGAGATATGTAAATATAGAAACTTGTAGAAAAATCATACACGCTCATTTGTGAGAACATacttcattttaaaaaaaaatataaaataaacttTGATTTAAACCATGCATACTTTATCATATCACATTCTACATTCTAAAATGCTATTTCAAAATTCTAACCACCAAGATATACATctacaatatatacaatacaatatgcATATTCATAAAAAGCATAAAGTAAGAAAAGCATGAAAACTTTGAAGGATAGTATATGGATTGACATGGAGTGATAAACCAAGTAGTGACAGtgggaaaaacatggatatcacaaaataaaatggaaagtgttgataattattttttacctttaaaaaaaaagttcTTTCAAATAAGTGAAAAATGGAACcaaataaaaatagaagaaggAAATATGCTTGAGGTAGTCAACAAGCTTGTCCTTTTAGGCAATCAATCGACCTTCCCTCCAAAATTAGCCGTTGGCACCATCTTACCAGTGGTCGACCAACCTCCATAGGTGGTCAACCGGTCtgcacaaattttgaaattttgagataTAAAAATTTGATTAGCTTGAGGTTTTGGGTAAGCCACATATCCCTTAACTATCAGCAAATAGCATTTGATGGTTGGCAGTTATTGGTGGTtaacttttgaatttgaatttgaatttttaaattcaaattgaaaagaAATTTTCCTCCACTCCACAAGAGGTCAACAAAAtgacaaattcaaattcaaattcaaaaggaaTTTCCCTCCACTCCACAAGAGGTCAATAAAAGGACCCTCTTAATGAGAGACTAGGGCATATCCAAGTGAGGGCAAGGTGAggatttttgtgaaaaaaaaacaaagattaAAGAGGGTGTTTTGTttgaaagaagaaagaagggaaaaaaatagTTTAAAGAGGGTGTTTTGTttgaaagaagaaagaaggaaaaccTCATTCCTTCAAATTTGCAAAGGGGTATTTGGGGAGTGATTTGCAAAAGAAAGGCCCTTACTTGATTTATAGTGTAAAGAAACAATCCAAAGTTAGTGTCTAACCGTTTCTTCTATGTgatttcatttatttttacaaGTATGACATGCGTGTACCCTAGAAACATGTTTTAGGATTGACATATGATCTACTTTGTTTTCTCCATGTTTCCATGATGCTATTTATTTCATTTTGTAGTACAGATATTTGTCTTTAAGATGTGTATGATCATACATGAGAAAAGTGCTAAAATTGGCAtgagaataaaaaatatatataatgtatgtGGTTGATCGTCCCATGCAGGTGGTTAATCGGCTTGCACACTTTTCACAGTTGTTGGACTACAAATGGTCAACCAACCCTCTAAACTTTTTAGCAGGAAATTGATTGCTAAATCTCGAAAGGTGAAATTTTGcacattttttttacttttctccAGCATTTTTGGCCGTGTTTTGAGTTTGCACACTCGTTTGAGCATAGTTAGTTTAGTCTTATATTAGTTTTTGCAAGGGTTTTTCATggttttttatattaaaaactAAGTTTTCATGAAAATCAAACATGTTTATCCATGTTTCTTCAAAGTATTCAAAGGCTTTCTCAAGTTTTCTCAAAACCTTAGAGTTGTACACCCTTGATATCATTTTCTAATGGATTCTAAAGAGAACCTGGAGAAATTATGGGAGTTTTTGGAGAATCCAAATCACATTATAACATCTTCAATAGGAAGGTATCAACTTAATGCATTATTATTGTTGATTGTACATTGTCCGCTTTTTCTTCTAGTTCTATGTcaaattatattgtatttaggGTAATTGTTTTCATTAGAACTTATATTTCCCTTGTCAagtactttcatttttatttttttatatttgttgaggaaatatcatcaactataaaagtgagattttgtATCACTGTTGGAGCTCTGTTGTGGAATTacataattgattttatgattctcgTATTGCAGCAGGAAGTACAGAGCACATATGCTATAATTGGTAAAAAATTAAAGCTTTGTCACTCAAGAACTGCAGAATAAAGTGTCGCAATGTCCCGGGAGTGCATGTGCCCCGGGAggcgaaataaaaatgaattttaattttcaagaaaaatcatggaatgttggagtcgccactaaccttttagtgtggttagaatacatgattactactccgttaggggtagagtgggtctacgttaccagagttaggctcgggagttcagttacgcgaggggaaggtacaagcaccccctacgagcccgttcttacgaacggtac
It encodes the following:
- the LOC131147404 gene encoding uncharacterized protein LOC131147404 — its product is MVSDTDDWNMWYPDPTWQVQDITLWMDSRGKEVDAGEENDVGATSVGEIDTSTILRGLSWQVREEISKELGARNEKMLAVLSCTKAQKVLFATFKLIGEAERWWQGVKLLEEQRVVPTDMTWSRFKELFYDQYFSTTTRATKAEEFFHLTQGQLIMQQYAAKFKWLFHFAPFMVPNEFQKVRWFEKGLKLRIHEQVVVLKVQSFSELVDRSTVAELSLWRSAEMVEQRKRPKPLSFSDDAKQGTWKRNKYVGGERFDRGDRGRQSDSSPPYCVHCKLRHWEECLARNIKCYQCGRYSHMARDCRELPNNAPAPDQHQRNKPLPRGGSTHVYTMVPADKDIARGAGAGMILY